TTTGGCTTGTCGCTGATATTGGGACGGGTCATCGTGGGGTACCTGGTCGACCGCCTTTGGGCGCCTGGCGTGGCCGCCGCCGCCCTGGGGCTGCCGGCCCTCGGATGCCTGCTCCTGGGAATCAGCGGTGCGAACGACACCGGCTGGCTGGTGCTGGGTGTCATGCTGGTGGGCATCGGCGCGGGTGCCGAGTTCGACCTGGCGGCCTTCCTTGTCTCCCGGTATTTCGGCATGCGCGACTACGGCCGCCTGTTCGGCATCCACCTCGGACTGATCACACTGGCTTCCACACTGGCCCCCTGGCTCTTCGGACAACTCTTCCGAAGCACCGGCTCGTACCAGGCGACGCTGTGGGTCTGCGGGCCCATGTTTCTTTTCGGTGGCCTAGCGTTGCTCTCGTTGGGCCGCTACCCGATCTTCGAGGGCAAGACCGCCCCCGACCAAACCATTTAAAGCTGAGCCTTATGTCCAACAACTCCATCGTCATCGTCGGTGCCGGCCAAGCCGGCTATCAGGTTGCAGCATCGCTGCGGCAGGAGGGATTTGAAGGCGCGATCACCCTCATCGGCGACGAACCCGGCGTTCCCTACCAGCGCCCGCCGCTGTCCAAGGCCTATCTGCTGGGGAAAGTCGGCACGGCAGCACTGCGATTTCGCCCGCCCGAGTTCTTTGACGAGCACCGGATCACGCGCATAGAAGGCAGTGCCACCGCCATCGACCAGGAACGCCGCGAACTGGTCCTCGCCAGCGGCGAAAGACTCGCCTACGGGCACCTGGTACTGGCGACGGGCGCTCGTAACCGTGTGCCGGCGGTCGCTGGCATCGAGCTCGGCGGCGTATTCGGCCTGCGCAACCTGGCAGATGCCGACGGACTGTCACAGCGCCTGGGCAGCGCGAAGCGCGCAGTGGTCATCGGCGCGGGCTTCATCGGACTGGAGTTCGCCGCCGTTGCAGCCGCGCGCGGCATCGCGGTGGACGTGCTGGAGCTGGGCACGCGGCCGATGGCACGTGCCCTCTCTGTAGTCACCTCCCAAGTATTCGACCAGGCCCACGCCCGGTGGGGCGTGCGAATCCACTACGGCCAAAGCCTCGCCGCGATCCACGGCGATGGCGGGCAGGTGACCAGCGTAGAGCTGGGCAGCGGCGAAGTGCTGCCGACAGATCTGGTGGTCTACGGCATCGGGGTGCTACCCAACGCGGAACTCGCCGCTCAGGCACAGTTGACCGTCAACAACGGCATCGTTGTCGACGCCCATCTGCTCACCAGCGATCCGGCCATTTCCGCCATCGGCGACGTGGCCAGCTTTCCCAGCCCCTGGTCGTCACAGCCCATCCGGCTCGAGTCGGTTCAGAATGCCGTGGACCAGGCCAAGGCCCTGGCGGCCCGGCTCACGGGCAAGCCCGCCAGCTACGCCGCCTTGCCCTGGTTCTGGACCGACCAGGGAGAACTCAAGCTGCAAATCGCCGGCCTCGCCGACGGGCACGATGAAACCGTCGTGCTCGGCTCCATCGAACAACGCCAGATCAGCGTCCTCTGCTTCCGCGCCGGCCGCTTGGTGGCAGTGGAGTCATGCAATCGGCCAGCCGACCACATGGCAGCGCGCAAGCTCATCGCACGCAACACGCCGCTCAGCCCCGCCGAGGCGGCCGCTGCGGGCTTTGACCTCAAAGCGTTCGAAGCCTCGACGCGCGAGACCGCCTGAGAACGCACCGATCCTACGGCCGATGCCGGGCCTTTAGAGGCCCTGCGCGCCATGGATCAGCAACCCGCTCGCCATTGCCAATTGCCCCGCGATATGAATCGTTTAAAAATCTCCACCCGGCTTGCCATTTCGTTCTTCACCATGGTGCTGCTGCTGGTCGCGCAGGGTGCAATGGTGCTGTTCCTGTCCGCGGCGCAGCGTGAGGCGATAGACGACATCGTTCAAAGGAGCATACCCATCACCAAGGCCCTGAGTGCGGTGATCGATGGGTCGAACATGGAAACCATCCAGTTCCGCAACCTGGCCCTCTTCTCGTCTCCGGACATCCAGAAAGCGGCACTGGCCCAGATCAAGGTCGAACGCGGCAACATCGCCGCGCAGACCCAAATGCTGGACCAGCTCATCGAATCCGAGGAAGGCAAGGCCTTGCACGAAAGCATCAAGCCTCTGCGCGCCAAGGACCTTGAATTGGGCAATCAGTTTCTTGAACTGTTTGCCAAGGAACAGTGGGTAGAGGCGCTGGCCTTGCTGGAGAGCAAACAACGCCCGGCGCAGATCGAATACCAGAACGCGATCCGCAAGCAAGCGGAACTCCAAGCGCAGGTCATGGCCGAAGACGGGCATCGGGCCGAAGCCGCCACCCGCAATGTGACGCAAGGCCTCCTGATCGCGAGCGCCGTGACCATTGGCCTGGCCCTGTTCCTTGCGATCACCATCATCCGATCGATCACGCGCCCGCTGATGCAGGCCGTGGCAGTGGCCGACCGCGTCGCCACCGGCAATCTGAGCGGGCAGATCACCGTGCAGTGCCAAGACGAAATGGGCCATCTGCTGGAGACGCTGCAGCACATGCAGCACAGCTTGGCTCAGACCGTCACGGCAGTGCGCAGCAATGCACAGGGCGTCGCTTCGGCCAGCACCGAGATCGCGGCGGGCAACCATGACCTGTCGGGCCGCACCGAAGAGCAGGCCAGCGCACTGCAGCAAACCGCCGCGTCGATGGAGCAACTGGGCGCCACGGTGAAACAAAACGCCGACAACGCGCGCCAAGCCAACCAGCTCGCCCTGAATGCCTCCACCGTGGCCACCCAGGGCGGCGAAGTGGTCGCCGAAGTGATCAAAACAATGAAGGGCATCGACGACAGCAGCCACAAGATCGCCGACATCATCAGTGTGATCGACGGCATTGCCTTCCAGACCAACATCCTGGCCCTGAACGCCGCCGTGGAAGCAGCCCGGGCGGGCGAGCAGGGCCGCGGCTTTGCGGTGGTAGCCAGCGAGGTGCGCAACCTCGCTGGCCGAAGCGCCGAAGCGGCCAAGGAAATCAAGCGGCTCATCACCGACAGCGTGGAGCGCGTGAAGCAGGGGTCGCAGCTCGTGGACAAGGCCGGTGCCACAATGACGGAAGTCGTCACCGCCATCCGCCGCGTCACGGACATCATGGGCGAAATCAGCGCCGCGAGCAACGAGCAAAGCCAGGGCATGGGACAGATCGGCGAAGCGGTCGCGCAGATGGACCAGACCACGCAGCGAAATGCCGCGCTGGTCGAAGAAATGGCTGCGGCTGCCAGCAGCCTGAGCACCCAGTCCCAGGCGCTGGTGGAAGCCGTGGCGGTTTTCAAGCTATCGGATGGCGAAGTCGTGCGCGCCATCAATGCCGTGCCCATGCCCAGTACGCCCCACGCAAGCGCGCCGAAGAAAACTGTCATGCCGGCACTCCAGCGACAACTACAGCCGCAAGCATCAAAGGCACCGCCCCCCAGCCACCGCCCCGTCGCCATGACCGCGCCCTCCGTTCATTGACAGGGGATCTGCTCGAGTGGCAAATCGCCCCGTCGATGCATTCTTGATAGCTGCTTGCGCTTTCTGGGTGAGCATTTGAGGCCAATTTAGCCTGTGTTTTTCGTGCATGCCTCCCGAGCCCCTGCGCAAGTATTTCCCTACACTGAGGGATTAGATCAGCCCTGCTGCCGCGCCAACCTGAACTGCCGGTGACGACGCCACGCGCACCCGAAGCCCATGGGCATTCACACGCAAAAAAAACACCCCCTGGTACAGCCGTAATGGTCTGCCAGGGGGTTCAAAATTCCGGATTCCACGGGGTACTGTGTCAATCACCGGCCTTGCCTCCGGTACTTGCACCTTGGAGAAAGTGTCCAGGTCCGGCCCGCTTCAGGCCATGGCCCCCAGATAATCGACCTTGCCCAGTTCCACGCCTGCCTGGCGCAGCAACGCATAAGCCGTGGTCACATGAAAGAAGAAATTCGGCAGTGACCACTGCTGCAAGAACGTCTGCCCCGTGAAGTGCAGTGGATCGCCCTGACGCTGCGGCACGACCACGGGCCGCTCGGCACTCCCGGCCAATTGCTGTGGCGAAACGCCTTCCACGAAGTCGATGGCATCCCGCACGCGGGCACGCAATCCTTCGAAACTCTCGTCGGAGCCTTGAGCGGCAGGCAGTTCCACAGCCCCCAGGCGCGCGACAGCAAGCCGCGCCACCTCGCTCGCAATGGCCACTTGCTTGCCAAAGGTCAGCATGTCGGGCGACAGCTTCGTATTCAGAAACGCCGCGCTGTCAAAGCTTCTGGCCTGTGCATGGCCTTCGGCTTTGTCCAGCCAGGTGAGCAGGTTGCGCAGCATGCGGGCATAGATTTCCGCGCTGGCGGCATACATGGATATAGACATGGTCGGATGTGGTGGGTGTCAAAGTTTGTTCGATCCCATGCGGGCGAAAAATTCACGCATGGGCACCATGGACGGGGCGTGACTGGTGAAGCCGCCATCCACTGGAATCACCGCCCCCGTGATGAATGAGGACTCGTCGCTGGCCAGGAAGCTCACCACGTCGGCAATCTGCTTCGGCGAACCTAGCTGAGGCGTCAGGTGCTGATCCAGGAGGATCTGTTTGATCTCCTGCGGAACACCCTTCTGCGCGTGCTCGTTGAGCACAAAGCCGATCATGATGGCATTGGACCGGATGCCCTCCTTACCGTACTGAGCGGCCACGGAACGTGCCAGCGCCATCAAGGCCGCCTTGGAGGCAGCGTAGGCGGTCAGCGTAGCATCGCCCAGCAGCCCAAAGCCAGACGTGGCGAAGATGATCGATCCACCGCCAGCCTGGAGCATGTGCGGAATGGCGTGCTTGCAGCACAGCATGGCGCCGCGCGCATTGACGTTCATGGCCTTGTCCCACGCAGCGAGGTCCACGTTGCAGACATCCCGGTCACCGGCACGCTGCGCCGGATCCAACGCGGCCGCATTGTTGTGTAGGACATCGATTCGCCCGAAATGGCCGAGTACGGCGGAAACCATTGCCGCGACCCCCTCCTCGGAAGTCAGGTCGGTCCGAATGGCCAGGGCCTTGCCTCCCCCCGCCTCGATTTCGGCGGCCACCGACTGGGCTCCTTCCAGGTTGATGTCGACCACCGCGACACGAGCTCCGTGCCGGCCCAGCGAACGCGCACATTCAGCCCCAAGGCCCGCCCCCGCACCGGTCACGATGGCGACCTTACCATCCAGTTTGCGTTCGCTCATTGCATCTCCAGAAAAGCGATGTTTAGAAATTCATTCACCAGAAAAACAGGGCGTCCGTTTCTCGCGAAACGCCAGTGCGGCTTCCTTGACGTCGTTCATCGGAACCAGCATGGCGAACAGGTCCAATTCCAGATCCAGGCCGCTCTTGAGATCAAGGTGGCTGGCCGCGCGTGCAGCCTGCTTGGCGAACAGCGTTGCCGTAGGCGGCCTCTGGGCAATGCGTTCAGCCAGGACAGCGACCTCCGCGAGCAGGGAGTCCGTGCTGTCGGCCATGCGGGTGATCAGGCCGATGTCGAATGCCCTGCGTGCGTCGACGCGATCACCGGTCAAGAGCAGATCCAGCGCACGCCCCGGACCGACCACGGATCCAAGGCGCTGGGTTCCACCGCCTCCGGGGATCAAGCCCAGCCCTGTCTCGGGAAGGGCAAACACGGCATCCGGCGCCGCGAAACGGAGATCGCAAGCCAGGGCCAGTTCCATACCCCCACCCATGCAATACCCATGAATGGCGGCGATCACAGGTTTCTCGGTGCGATCCAGCGCCTCGATCCAGCGCGACTTCTGCATGCGCCGGCGCACCTGCAACGATGTTTCCGCTGGCCGCCGCTCCTTGATGTCGGCTCCGGCGCAGAACCCGCGCGCACCCGCGCCGCGTATCACGATCACCCGCACGGACGGATCTCCATCCAACTCGGCCAGGGCCGCAGGAACACCACGGCGGATGCCGTCGTTGATCGCATTGATCTGGTCCGGGCGATTGAGCACGATCCAGCCAACGCCCCCCCCGGCGCTCCACCTCGACGGCATTCCCGGGGGCTGCAGCTTCGTCGCGCGCCGGGGTGGCTGGTTTGTGAAAGGAGGTTTCCATCATCGGTTCAATACTCCTCGAACTCAAAAAGTTGCCCTCGCACGTCGGCCGGATCTACCCGGATCAGCGGTTTTCCGCCCACCGCCTCGCATTCGTCGATCCAGGTGAAACGGGTGCCGCGTGCCTTCAGATCCTCGGCTTTGGCCCGGAGACCGTTCACCGCGATGCGGATGTAGTAAGGGCCAGGCCCCCATGAATTGAGGTAGACGCCGGCGTCACCATTCCAGCGGGTCGCCTCGATCACGTCCAGCGAGGCGCTGTGCGGCAGCGTGAATTCCATGCGGGCGCGGCGGTACCCCTCCTTGTCCAGCGACTCCACAGGGCTGCCAGGCTCCCAGTCGAGATTGGCCGATACCGTGCGCAGGGTTTCGTCCAGATTGCGGACGATGTAGCCGCGCGAGGTGACCCGCACCATGTCGCCCGGTTGGGGATCGCGTGGCTCGGGAGGCGGCACGCTGAAGGTGTCGGCCGGCATCTGCAGCGGCTCCAGGGGCATGACCTCGATGCACAGCCCCCCCATCCACCGATGGGTGGTAGCGAGGATCCTCGGGCGTTGCGCCCAGCCAGAGCCGGTCGAACGGCATATCGGGGGTGCGTTGTGCCATGCGGAACCGTAGGCGCCGGCGCATGAGTTTCTCGACCAGCAGGTCGAACCTGTCGCCGCGTGCGGCCAGCACGATGGAGTGGGTCAGCATGGGCCGGTGGCCCCCCTGGTAGGCCTTGAGACTCTCCAGGAAGTCGTGGAACATCGGATCACCCGGGTTGGGTTGATCCAGATGGCACTGCGGCTCAATGCGGGTGGGGGCAACGGCCAGCGATTTGTGAACCCGCAGGAAATGGGCAATGTAGGGATGGCCATCGAACGCTTGGCGCCAATTGGGATGGCCGTGGAGGCCCAGTTTCGTCACCAACAGTTGTGCCATGCCGTCCGGGTCGGGCAGCATCATGTCGGCACTCATCAACAGATCAAACACAGGCGTTGCTCCAAGAAAAGGAAAAGGTCAAATAGGAAGTGCGCCATCCGCAGGCAATGCAGACTTGGTCTGCCGGGGATTGAGCAGGAAATGGGACAAGGCGGGAATCAGCACCAGGGCACCCACCATGTTCCACAGGAACATGAAGGTCAGCAAAATTCCCATGTCTGCCTGGAATTTGATTGGCGAAAACGCCCATGTGATTACGCCTGCGGCCATGGTCAGCCCCACCAGTGCCACCACGCGCCCCGTAAAATCGAGCGATCTGCGGTACGCTTCGGCGAGCGTCGCACCACGGCGCTGCATCGCAATCTGGACACTCAGCAGGTACAGGGCGTAGTCAACGCCGACACCTACGCCCACCGCGATCACTGGCAGCGTGGCCACCTTGAGCCCGATGCCCATCCACACCATCAAGGCCTTGCAGATGATGGTGGTAATCACCAGGGGAACCATGGCCACGATGGTGGCGCGCAGACTGCGAAAGGTCAGCAGGCACAGCAGCGCCGTGGCGCCATACACGGCCAGGTACATCAGCACGATGCCGCGCTCGACTTCGATGTTGGTCGCAGCCTCGATCCCTGCGGAACCCGCCGCGAGCAAAAAGCTCGGCCCGCCATCAGCAGAGGGGCTGTTGTGCTCGGCTGCAAAAGCCTCGCTGACCTGGAGCACGCGCTTGAGCGTGTCCGCCTTGTGATCGGCCAGATAGGCGATCAGCGGTGAGACGGAACACGAGGTATTGGTGATATCCGGACTCGCAATCATGGCTGCCCCCACCGCCGCGTTCGTGATGCCCTGGTCCCGGCTGATGGTGAGCCACTTGCCACTGCCCTCGTTCAGGGCTGCGGTGATGAAGCGCGTGGACTCCGCCAGCGAGCTGGTGGCCTGCACGCCCTCGGTCTGGCGTAGTGCCTGGGCCAGTTGGTCCATCATCTGCAAGGTGCCATACAGCCGGCAGCCATCGTCAGGATTGGTCATGATGACCACGAACTGATCATTCGACAGCCCATAGTGAGCCGTGATATAGGCACTATCACGGTTGTAGCGCGAGTCCTGCCTCAGTTCGGGCGCGCCCGGATCCAGGTCGCCGATGCGCAGGTCGAACATCACGACCGTGCAAACCACGGTCATCACGGCGGCCAACGCCACCGCCACGGTGGCCGCGCGACGCTCGGTCAGGCGATCCAGCGCACTCCAGAGGCGTCCGAGCCAACTTTTCTTGCGCGTCGTGTCCTCGGCGAGGGCGCGGCGCGCCGCAGCCTCGCTCACTCCGATGTAGGACAACGTCACCGGGATCAGAACGAGCTTGGTGAAGACCAGCACGGTGATCCCGATGCTGGTGGTTAGGGCCAGATCGCGAATCACCGGGATATCGATGATCACCAGCACGGCGAAGCCAACGATATTCGTCAGAAGTGCCGTCAGACCCGCCAAGAAGAGGCGCCGGAAGGTGTAGCGCGCTGCAACGTATTTGTGCGTCCCGCGCCCCACGTCCTGCAGGATGCCGTTCATCTTCTGGGCTCCGTGCGAGAGCCCGATCGCGAAAATCAGGAACGGGACCAGGATCGAGTAAGGGTCCAGTTCATAGCCCAGCAGGTGCATCAACCCCAGCAGCCACACCACCCCGGCAACGGCCACGCTGACCAGCAGCAAGGTGCTGCGGATGCACCGGGTATAGAGGTAGACAAAGAGTGCGGCGACCGCCACCGAGAGTCCGAAAAAGAGCATCACCTCATGGAGCCCTGCGATCAGATCACCGACGATCTTCGCAAACCCGACCATGTAGATGCCAGTGCTCCCGTCCTCGAACGAGCGAATCTCCTTCTCCAGGATGCGGGAGAACTCACCATAGTTCAGCGGCTCGCCCGTCTTGGGATGCCGATCCAGCAGCGGCACGATGATCATCGTTGAGCGCACGTCATTGGCCACCAAGCTCCCAACAATGCCAGACCGCCCGACGTTTTCCTTGAGCTTGCCGATCGATTCCTGGCTGCCGCTGTAGTCAGGCGGCATGACAGGGCCACCCACCACGCCCTCCTCTGTCACCTGCCGCCAGCGCACGATGGGCATCCAGAGCGATTTCATCCAGGAGCGGTCGACCCCTGGAATCAGGTAGAGGGCATCGTTGATCTTGCGCAGTTTTTCCAAGTAGGCTGCGTCGTAGACATCACCGCTTTTGTTCTCTACGACGACCCGCACCGTGTTTCCCAACCCAGGGAGTTCCTCGCGATAGGCAAAGTAGTTTTGAATGTATGGGCTGGAAGATGGAATCATCCGCTCAAAGCTGGCATTGACTTGCAGGTTCAGGGCGAAGTAGCCCAAGACGACGGTAGTGACAAAGCACAGCAGGAGCACCAGCAGCCGGTTGTTAAACACCAGTTGCTCCAGGCGGCTGCCTGATTTGCGGTCGAACTGTGCCGGATCGCGAACGACCGGCATGGCAGGTTGCGGGGAATGAGCAGACATCAGAACTTTCACGAAGCAGATCCAAAAGACCTGCGGCCTTCATTTACCTTGCGCGGAGAACGCGATGACGCTAACACCGCTCAGGCGCGCCAGAGCCAAACGATGGGGACTCGTCATCGCAGCGTCATAGACCTCGGCACCTGGTGCTTGGTCAAATATGGTGGCGCGAGCGGCGGCAAAATCCACGGCAAGCACACTCCCATGCTGCGACACGAGAAACACTGAATTCCCTTGAGAGACTGCACTCACCAGATTGGCATCGAGTCCGGTCTGGATTTTTGTCCACGCATGCCCAGCGTCCTCGCTGAAAAAGGCATTGCCACGCAAGCCGTAGGCCAGCACGCGGGCACCAAACTGAGTAATGCCGAAGAAGCTGCCGTTGTAAGGCGTCTGCATACGTTCGAAGCGTTGAGCCTTTGCATTGAGATGCATCACCAGGCCCTGCTCACCCGCGACGAAGACGCCCCCTTCACCGCCCGTCAGGGCATACAGGTGATACCGCTGCTCGTTGTCGGTTTTCCCATGCCAAGCTTCCCAACTCCTTCCGGCATCGCTGGTTTTCAGGATCAAGCCGAAACCACCGACAGCAAAGCCAGTGAGCCCATCAGGTGCGAACCAGATGTCGAACAATGGAGCGGGCCAG
This DNA window, taken from Comamonas testosteroni TK102, encodes the following:
- a CDS encoding NAD(P)/FAD-dependent oxidoreductase → MSNNSIVIVGAGQAGYQVAASLRQEGFEGAITLIGDEPGVPYQRPPLSKAYLLGKVGTAALRFRPPEFFDEHRITRIEGSATAIDQERRELVLASGERLAYGHLVLATGARNRVPAVAGIELGGVFGLRNLADADGLSQRLGSAKRAVVIGAGFIGLEFAAVAAARGIAVDVLELGTRPMARALSVVTSQVFDQAHARWGVRIHYGQSLAAIHGDGGQVTSVELGSGEVLPTDLVVYGIGVLPNAELAAQAQLTVNNGIVVDAHLLTSDPAISAIGDVASFPSPWSSQPIRLESVQNAVDQAKALAARLTGKPASYAALPWFWTDQGELKLQIAGLADGHDETVVLGSIEQRQISVLCFRAGRLVAVESCNRPADHMAARKLIARNTPLSPAEAAAAGFDLKAFEASTRETA
- a CDS encoding DUF1993 domain-containing protein; amino-acid sequence: MSISMYAASAEIYARMLRNLLTWLDKAEGHAQARSFDSAAFLNTKLSPDMLTFGKQVAIASEVARLAVARLGAVELPAAQGSDESFEGLRARVRDAIDFVEGVSPQQLAGSAERPVVVPQRQGDPLHFTGQTFLQQWSLPNFFFHVTTAYALLRQAGVELGKVDYLGAMA
- a CDS encoding SDR family NAD(P)-dependent oxidoreductase, giving the protein MSERKLDGKVAIVTGAGAGLGAECARSLGRHGARVAVVDINLEGAQSVAAEIEAGGGKALAIRTDLTSEEGVAAMVSAVLGHFGRIDVLHNNAAALDPAQRAGDRDVCNVDLAAWDKAMNVNARGAMLCCKHAIPHMLQAGGGSIIFATSGFGLLGDATLTAYAASKAALMALARSVAAQYGKEGIRSNAIMIGFVLNEHAQKGVPQEIKQILLDQHLTPQLGSPKQIADVVSFLASDESSFITGAVIPVDGGFTSHAPSMVPMREFFARMGSNKL
- a CDS encoding WD40/YVTN/BNR-like repeat-containing protein; its protein translation is MTFLCSFLRSRWACAALAGWCVLLTMPWVIAAQGAARPDDLIDAPSRTLVAAQRATASGVASQGGRTIAVGPHGLILLSEDGGVSWRQVASPVSTDLTTVRFTSSGVAWAVGHDAVALRSSDSGASWERVLDGRAVLTLLRQSAKGSEEMEVEIQRTMGQSATPDVWPAPLFDIWFAPDGLTGFAVGGFGLILKTSDAGRSWEAWHGKTDNEQRYHLYALTGGEGGVFVAGEQGLVMHLNAKAQRFERMQTPYNGSFFGITQFGARVLAYGLRGNAFFSEDAGHAWTKIQTGLDANLVSAVSQGNSVFLVSQHGSVLAVDFAAARATIFDQAPGAEVYDAAMTSPHRLALARLSGVSVIAFSAQGK
- a CDS encoding efflux RND transporter permease subunit; the encoded protein is MSAHSPQPAMPVVRDPAQFDRKSGSRLEQLVFNNRLLVLLLCFVTTVVLGYFALNLQVNASFERMIPSSSPYIQNYFAYREELPGLGNTVRVVVENKSGDVYDAAYLEKLRKINDALYLIPGVDRSWMKSLWMPIVRWRQVTEEGVVGGPVMPPDYSGSQESIGKLKENVGRSGIVGSLVANDVRSTMIIVPLLDRHPKTGEPLNYGEFSRILEKEIRSFEDGSTGIYMVGFAKIVGDLIAGLHEVMLFFGLSVAVAALFVYLYTRCIRSTLLLVSVAVAGVVWLLGLMHLLGYELDPYSILVPFLIFAIGLSHGAQKMNGILQDVGRGTHKYVAARYTFRRLFLAGLTALLTNIVGFAVLVIIDIPVIRDLALTTSIGITVLVFTKLVLIPVTLSYIGVSEAAARRALAEDTTRKKSWLGRLWSALDRLTERRAATVAVALAAVMTVVCTVVMFDLRIGDLDPGAPELRQDSRYNRDSAYITAHYGLSNDQFVVIMTNPDDGCRLYGTLQMMDQLAQALRQTEGVQATSSLAESTRFITAALNEGSGKWLTISRDQGITNAAVGAAMIASPDITNTSCSVSPLIAYLADHKADTLKRVLQVSEAFAAEHNSPSADGGPSFLLAAGSAGIEAATNIEVERGIVLMYLAVYGATALLCLLTFRSLRATIVAMVPLVITTIICKALMVWMGIGLKVATLPVIAVGVGVGVDYALYLLSVQIAMQRRGATLAEAYRRSLDFTGRVVALVGLTMAAGVITWAFSPIKFQADMGILLTFMFLWNMVGALVLIPALSHFLLNPRQTKSALPADGALPI
- a CDS encoding enoyl-CoA hydratase/isomerase family protein yields the protein MLNRPDQINAINDGIRRGVPAALAELDGDPSVRVIVIRGAGARGFCAGADIKERRPAETSLQVRRRMQKSRWIEALDRTEKPVIAAIHGYCMGGGMELALACDLRFAAPDAVFALPETGLGLIPGGGGTQRLGSVVGPGRALDLLLTGDRVDARRAFDIGLITRMADSTDSLLAEVAVLAERIAQRPPTATLFAKQAARAASHLDLKSGLDLELDLFAMLVPMNDVKEAALAFREKRTPCFSGE
- a CDS encoding methyl-accepting chemotaxis protein codes for the protein MNRLKISTRLAISFFTMVLLLVAQGAMVLFLSAAQREAIDDIVQRSIPITKALSAVIDGSNMETIQFRNLALFSSPDIQKAALAQIKVERGNIAAQTQMLDQLIESEEGKALHESIKPLRAKDLELGNQFLELFAKEQWVEALALLESKQRPAQIEYQNAIRKQAELQAQVMAEDGHRAEAATRNVTQGLLIASAVTIGLALFLAITIIRSITRPLMQAVAVADRVATGNLSGQITVQCQDEMGHLLETLQHMQHSLAQTVTAVRSNAQGVASASTEIAAGNHDLSGRTEEQASALQQTAASMEQLGATVKQNADNARQANQLALNASTVATQGGEVVAEVIKTMKGIDDSSHKIADIISVIDGIAFQTNILALNAAVEAARAGEQGRGFAVVASEVRNLAGRSAEAAKEIKRLITDSVERVKQGSQLVDKAGATMTEVVTAIRRVTDIMGEISAASNEQSQGMGQIGEAVAQMDQTTQRNAALVEEMAAAASSLSTQSQALVEAVAVFKLSDGEVVRAINAVPMPSTPHASAPKKTVMPALQRQLQPQASKAPPPSHRPVAMTAPSVH